The sequence CTATACAGGCGGCCTGCGATTTGGGGCGTAGCCAAGCGGTAAGGCAGCGGTTTTTGGTACCGCCATGCGCAGGTTCGAATCCTGCCGCCCCAGCCAGCTTTTCAGCTCGTTGCATCAATCTGCCGGGCTCCGCGTGATTACCCCTGTTCGAATCGTTCGGCGTGATCATACGATCTCCTGCATGAGCGGGGATAACGTCCCGGCGCGTTCGTCGGTCGTGCCTCTTGTAGCGCGCAAAATCGGTTGGCACTTCGCGCAAGTTCAAATGACAACAGAAACCGAAGCGCGCGAGGCTCAAGCGGCGCGGTCGGCCGGCCCTGCCGCGCCCGGCTTCAGGCAGGCCTGCGGCGCGGTGTTCAGAAACCCGTGCTCGGCAAGGTGCCACATGGTTTTCGTCAGCAGGTCTAACCCCATTGGTGCCAGTGCGCGCCTCCACAACGTGGCGGCCGTTTCGCCCGGCTCCACGAAACACCAGTCCTGATAGACGACCGCGCCGTCATCCACCCCGTCCTCCAACTGGTAGACCGTCCCCCCGGTCACGCGGTCACCGGCGCTTATGGCCCCCTCAACGGCGTGGCGGCCCTTGTGAAGAGGCAGCAACGACGGGTGGTAGCCTACCGACCATGCCGCCGACGCGCGGAGCCACGCGGGCACGTACAGGAACGAGTGCGCTGAAACGAGAAGGTCGACGGCCGGGAGCCCATAGAGGTCCCCGATAGCACCTGCGCAGATGAAGACGTCGGTTCCCGAAATGTGGGCCGCCTGGGCAAGCCGATCTTCCGGCGACGGGGCGATGACGTACTCGACCGCACCGAACGCCCTGGCCGCCGCAAGCACTTCACTGCCGAGCCACTTCTGGCCGATGATCGCAATCTTCATTGTCCCGACTCCACATATCTAAAGCCCTGCACGGCCCGGAAGTGCCCCCCGTATCCCGTTCCTGCGTGCTTTGTGCGTCGGATGCTGGCAGCGGATTTGGCCTTGTTCGCCCCGTAGAGGTTGCAGGAAACCTGCGCCCAATCCCGATGACGGCGGAGCGCGGCTGCAAGCCCCGGATGGGAGGTGTGGAAGAGGGTCGGCATGGGTTTGCCGAATCTGTTGTGCCCCCTGCGCCAGCGGGCGCAGATTGCATTGAGAAATCGGAGGCCGACCCCCGCGCCTTGCCATTCGGGCATGATCACAAGACGACAGGCGCGCGCCTCCACCATGCCCGGCCGGGTCGAGAATGCTACGTGCGCCACCGGGGCGCCCTCGACACACCCGACGTAGCACGTCGCGGCGATCATCTTCGGCAGCTTCAGATAGTGATGCGGCTCAAACTGCGGCCAAAACTCCCAGCCGCATTCGTGGATGTCGAGGGCGATGTCTGGTCGCCGTCGAAGATACCTCCCGGTGAACTGGCCGCTCGCGGTGTCATAGACCCAATCGGGCGAGAGCCAGTCCACAATGTCACGATGGCACGACAGCAGCACCGCTTGGCCGCTGGTTCGACGCCAGGCCTTCGCGAAGGCAAGCGCGCCGATGCGAGCTATCTGGCGGTCGACGACAGAGGTGAACTCGTCCACCACCACCCGTGCCGGGCGCTCGCATACGATGCGGGCGAGATCGGCCCGAAAGCGCTCGCCGTTGGAAAGGACGTGATACGGCCGAAGCCAGGCCGGCACGCTGCCAAGGCCGACAGCCGCAAGAGCGGCCGTCACCTCGTCAAACGCCCCATGGGGCGCGATAGCATCGACAATCGGGGCATCGGCCGGCCAGCCGGCCGCTTCATAGAAAGCACCGGCGCCGAAGATCTCGCGGCCGATGGATGTCTTGCCGGAGCCGGACGGGCCCACGACGAGCCCGATAGACCAGTCGTCACCTTCAACCGGAAGATCGGCCGCAATGTCGACGTTCGCGCCCGTCTCGACATTGAAGAGGGACTGCACCCGTGCGGCGCGGTAGCTGTCGAAGTGGTCGCAGCGGTGGCGGATGTCGATCCTCATGTGACCACCACCTTGAGCCGGGCGCCCTGAAGGGCCTTCAAACCCTCGTAGAGGGCACGTTGAGAGGCTTCATCAGGGCAGACAGCAATAACGCCATACTGCTCGCGGTAGCGGTTTCCGGGTGGTACGCCGGGGCATTTCGGGTCAAGCGGCGGGAGATCGGATTTGGCTTTTCCTGCCATGGTTATTCCCTGTCCGGCAGCTCGGGGCGCTCGGGTTGGGGCTCGGCAGGCCTCAGTGCATTGATGGTCCCGCAGCGCGGGCACTTGATCTCGATCACCCCACATATCGCGTACCGCTCGGCACGCATCAAGAGGCGTCGGCATATGCAGCGGATGGACTCCACTCTTGACCTCAAATAGACAGACCCCGCTGCTGATCGGATCCGGTCAGTAGAAGCGGCGGGGTCGCTGTTGAGGGTTGCTTGCAGCGTGTGGGGGACTGGTTGGCGCTAGACCCCACGGCCCGGAAGTCGCATTCCGGGCTCCCCGCTCCTTCGTCGGAGCGGGCGTCTTACTCGGGGTCCGGCACTGGTTCCGGTTCCGGCTCGGGCTCGGGCTCAGGCTCGGGCGCCGTAAAGGCCGCTTCCACGGCCTCCCGTGTGACGATCACGCCGGCCTCGATGTCCGCCGCCACGGCCGCCTCGATGGCGAAGGAGGCGCGCACATGCTCGCGCACGGCCAGGGCGAGCTCCTGCACATCCGCATTGGCCAGCGGCCTGAAGAGACCATCGGCGAACTTCCACGGCTCCCCATCGACCCGGTTCCCGCTGGTCACCGCCACGTGCTCGGCCAGG comes from Stappia sp. 28M-7 and encodes:
- a CDS encoding formyltransferase family protein — its product is MKIAIIGQKWLGSEVLAAARAFGAVEYVIAPSPEDRLAQAAHISGTDVFICAGAIGDLYGLPAVDLLVSAHSFLYVPAWLRASAAWSVGYHPSLLPLHKGRHAVEGAISAGDRVTGGTVYQLEDGVDDGAVVYQDWCFVEPGETAATLWRRALAPMGLDLLTKTMWHLAEHGFLNTAPQACLKPGAAGPADRAA
- a CDS encoding Com family DNA-binding transcriptional regulator, translated to MESIRCICRRLLMRAERYAICGVIEIKCPRCGTINALRPAEPQPERPELPDRE
- a CDS encoding ABC transporter ATP-binding protein is translated as MRIDIRHRCDHFDSYRAARVQSLFNVETGANVDIAADLPVEGDDWSIGLVVGPSGSGKTSIGREIFGAGAFYEAAGWPADAPIVDAIAPHGAFDEVTAALAAVGLGSVPAWLRPYHVLSNGERFRADLARIVCERPARVVVDEFTSVVDRQIARIGALAFAKAWRRTSGQAVLLSCHRDIVDWLSPDWVYDTASGQFTGRYLRRRPDIALDIHECGWEFWPQFEPHHYLKLPKMIAATCYVGCVEGAPVAHVAFSTRPGMVEARACRLVIMPEWQGAGVGLRFLNAICARWRRGHNRFGKPMPTLFHTSHPGLAAALRRHRDWAQVSCNLYGANKAKSAASIRRTKHAGTGYGGHFRAVQGFRYVESGQ